The Caballeronia sp. SL2Y3 genome includes a window with the following:
- a CDS encoding LysR family transcriptional regulator has product MGVNFDLNDLQAFRAVVELGSFRKAAEAVNISQPALSRRIDKLEEALGVRLFERTTRSVTLTTVGRAFAPSAEQLLDDLDVALLGIRDVSSSRLGHVTIACVPSVAYYFLPSAVASFHRRFPRIRVKLLDASANEVLSAVISGEADFGVSFMGSQESEVDFNVLLEEQFVAACRRDHPLARKKNVTWNELYEHDYVSVDKTSGNRLLLDQALSAVSPRAPSVCETRHVTTMLGLVEAGLGVAAVPSMAMPGRNHHILTSVPLVDPVVKRRVGIVRRRGRTLTPAAQEFHQTILDMRGDARNSGASTDDVARQARPSRKPAS; this is encoded by the coding sequence GTGGGCGTCAACTTCGACCTCAACGACTTGCAGGCATTCAGAGCTGTGGTGGAACTGGGCAGCTTTCGAAAAGCAGCCGAGGCGGTGAACATTTCCCAGCCAGCGCTGAGCCGCCGGATCGACAAGCTGGAGGAAGCGCTCGGCGTACGTCTTTTCGAACGCACCACGCGCAGCGTGACGCTCACGACTGTCGGCCGGGCATTCGCGCCGAGCGCGGAGCAGTTGCTGGACGATCTCGATGTCGCCCTGCTCGGCATCCGCGATGTCTCATCGAGCCGATTGGGTCATGTCACCATTGCCTGCGTGCCATCCGTGGCCTACTACTTTCTCCCGAGCGCGGTTGCGAGCTTCCATCGCCGTTTCCCGCGCATCAGGGTCAAACTGCTCGACGCGAGCGCGAACGAGGTGCTCTCCGCCGTTATCAGCGGCGAGGCTGATTTCGGCGTCAGCTTCATGGGAAGCCAGGAGTCCGAGGTCGACTTCAACGTGCTGCTGGAGGAGCAGTTCGTTGCGGCGTGCCGTCGTGACCACCCGCTCGCGCGCAAGAAAAACGTGACCTGGAACGAACTGTACGAGCACGACTACGTTTCCGTGGACAAGACGTCGGGCAATCGTCTGTTGCTCGATCAGGCTCTTTCGGCCGTGTCGCCGCGCGCGCCCAGCGTATGCGAAACGCGTCACGTCACGACCATGCTGGGTCTGGTGGAAGCGGGCCTCGGCGTGGCCGCCGTACCGTCGATGGCCATGCCGGGACGCAATCATCACATCCTCACGAGTGTGCCGCTGGTGGACCCTGTCGTGAAGCGACGCGTAGGCATCGTGAGGCGCCGCGGACGTACGCTCACGCCGGCCGCGCAGGAGTTTCATCAAACGATTCTGGATATGAGAGGCGATGCCAGGAACAGCGGCGCATCAACCGACGACGTCGCCCGACAAGCGCGCCCGAGCAGGAAGCCCGCGTCGTGA
- the groL gene encoding chaperonin GroEL (60 kDa chaperone family; promotes refolding of misfolded polypeptides especially under stressful conditions; forms two stacked rings of heptamers to form a barrel-shaped 14mer; ends can be capped by GroES; misfolded proteins enter the barrel where they are refolded when GroES binds), translating to MAAKEVTFGDSARAKMVEGVNILANAVKVTLGPKGRNVVLERSFGGPTVTKDGVSVAKEIELKDKLQNMGAQMVKEVASKTSDNAGDGTTTATVLAQSIVREGMKYVASGMNPMDLKRGIDKAVAAAIEELRKISKPCTTNKEIAQVGSISANSDTSIGERIAEAMDKVGKEGVITVEDGKSLQDELDVVEGMQFDRGYLSPYFINNPDKQVAVLENPFVLLHDKKVSNIRDLLPVLEQVAKAGRPLLIIAEDVEGEALATLVVNNIRGILKTVAVKAPGFGDRRKAMLEDIAILTGGQVIAEETGLTLEKATLQELGQAKRIEVGKENTTIIDGAGEAVNIEARVKQVRKQIEEATSDYDREKLQERVAKLAGGVAVIKVGAATEVEMKEKKARVEDALHATRAAVEEGIVAGGGVALIRARRAIDGLKGANADQDAGIKIVLRAMEEPLRQIVTNGGEEASVVVAAVAQGSGNYGYNAATGEYGDLVEAGVVDPTKVTRTALQNAASVAGLLLTTDAAVAELPKEDAPMPGGMPGGMGGMGMDM from the coding sequence ATGGCAGCTAAAGAAGTCACTTTCGGCGATTCCGCACGCGCCAAGATGGTCGAAGGCGTGAACATTCTGGCCAACGCGGTCAAGGTCACGCTGGGTCCGAAGGGCCGCAATGTCGTGCTCGAGCGTTCGTTCGGCGGCCCGACGGTCACCAAGGACGGTGTCTCGGTCGCGAAGGAAATCGAACTGAAGGACAAGCTCCAGAACATGGGCGCGCAAATGGTCAAGGAAGTCGCTTCCAAGACCAGCGACAACGCAGGTGACGGCACCACGACCGCTACCGTGCTCGCACAGTCCATCGTTCGCGAAGGCATGAAGTACGTCGCATCGGGCATGAACCCGATGGACCTGAAGCGCGGCATCGACAAGGCCGTCGCCGCAGCAATCGAAGAACTGCGCAAGATCAGCAAGCCCTGCACGACGAACAAGGAAATCGCGCAAGTCGGCTCGATCTCGGCGAACAGCGACACGTCCATCGGCGAGCGCATCGCTGAAGCCATGGACAAGGTCGGCAAGGAAGGCGTGATCACCGTCGAAGACGGCAAGTCGCTGCAAGACGAGCTGGACGTCGTGGAAGGCATGCAGTTCGACCGCGGCTACCTGTCGCCGTACTTCATCAACAACCCGGACAAGCAAGTCGCCGTTCTGGAAAACCCGTTCGTGCTGTTGCACGACAAGAAGGTTTCCAACATCCGCGATCTGCTGCCGGTGCTGGAACAAGTCGCGAAGGCCGGCCGTCCGCTGCTCATCATCGCTGAAGACGTCGAAGGCGAAGCTCTGGCAACGCTCGTCGTTAACAACATCCGCGGCATCCTGAAGACGGTTGCCGTGAAGGCTCCGGGCTTCGGCGACCGTCGCAAGGCCATGCTGGAAGACATCGCGATCCTGACCGGCGGTCAAGTCATCGCGGAAGAAACCGGCCTGACGCTGGAAAAGGCGACGCTGCAAGAGCTGGGTCAAGCCAAGCGCATCGAAGTGGGCAAGGAAAACACGACGATCATCGACGGCGCTGGCGAAGCCGTGAACATCGAAGCTCGCGTGAAGCAAGTGCGCAAGCAGATCGAAGAAGCGACGTCGGACTACGACCGTGAAAAGCTGCAAGAGCGCGTGGCCAAGCTGGCCGGCGGCGTGGCAGTGATCAAGGTCGGCGCTGCAACCGAAGTCGAAATGAAGGAAAAGAAGGCACGTGTCGAAGACGCTCTGCACGCAACGCGCGCAGCAGTGGAAGAAGGCATCGTGGCTGGCGGCGGCGTCGCGCTGATCCGTGCACGCCGTGCAATCGACGGCCTGAAGGGCGCTAACGCCGACCAGGACGCAGGTATCAAGATCGTTCTGCGTGCAATGGAAGAGCCGCTGCGCCAGATCGTCACGAACGGCGGCGAAGAAGCCTCGGTCGTGGTGGCTGCTGTTGCTCAAGGTTCGGGCAACTACGGCTACAACGCGGCAACCGGCGAGTACGGTGACCTGGTGGAAGCCGGTGTCGTCGACCCGACCAAGGTGACGCGCACGGCGCTGCAAAACGCGGCATCGGTGGCAGGCCTGCTGCTGACGACCGACGCAGCCGTCGCCGAACTGCCGAAGGAAGATGCTCCGATGCCTGGCGGCATGCCCGGCGGCATGGGCGGCATGGGCATGGACATGTAA
- a CDS encoding IclR family transcriptional regulator, producing the protein MSLKNGLRVLDFLASQGEGAGLVEIADALGMPRSSCHRVLTELVESGYVRQLTEHSRYILTMRMTSNGLEFLSLTGIADIAQPIIERVAAQTGELARLSLVDGDAIIWVGKADGQRSGFRYDPDMGQTAQLSCTSTGHAWLMTMSDEQAAALVLKQGFGQPNEFGPHAPTTLKALLGFLHAARVRGYAMIDEVFAPKMSAVAAPVVSGSRCVGVISLAGPRVRLTAERIHQYSVLLREAANELAQLSNMAGFPTRPPLGKG; encoded by the coding sequence ATGTCGCTGAAAAACGGCCTGAGAGTGCTGGATTTCCTCGCGTCGCAAGGCGAGGGCGCGGGACTCGTCGAGATCGCCGATGCGCTCGGCATGCCGCGCAGCTCGTGTCATCGCGTGCTGACCGAACTCGTCGAGAGCGGCTATGTGCGGCAACTGACCGAGCACAGCCGCTATATCCTGACTATGCGCATGACGTCGAATGGCCTGGAATTCCTGAGCCTGACGGGTATCGCCGATATCGCGCAGCCGATCATCGAACGCGTCGCGGCGCAAACCGGCGAACTCGCGCGGCTATCGCTCGTGGACGGCGATGCGATCATCTGGGTCGGCAAGGCCGACGGTCAGCGGTCCGGCTTTCGTTACGATCCCGACATGGGACAGACGGCGCAGCTTTCGTGCACATCGACCGGTCACGCATGGCTCATGACGATGTCCGATGAACAAGCGGCTGCGCTCGTTCTCAAGCAGGGCTTCGGTCAGCCGAACGAGTTCGGCCCTCATGCGCCGACCACGCTAAAGGCGCTGCTCGGGTTTCTGCACGCTGCGCGGGTGCGCGGTTACGCGATGATCGACGAAGTGTTCGCGCCGAAAATGTCGGCGGTCGCGGCGCCTGTCGTGAGCGGCTCGCGTTGCGTCGGCGTCATCAGCCTGGCGGGTCCGCGCGTGCGGCTGACGGCCGAAAGGATTCACCAGTATTCGGTGCTGTTGCGCGAAGCGGCCAATGAACTCGCGCAATTGAGCAATATGGCTGGATTCCCTACTCGACCGCCGCTCGGCAAAGGATGA
- a CDS encoding MFS transporter, with protein MHPSPSALSPGHSKAAAVFRVTAGNFLEQFDFFLFGFYATQIAGVFFPASSEFASLMMTFAVFGAGFLMRPLGAIVLGAYIDDVGRRKGLIVTLSIMASGTILIAFVPGYATIGLLAPALVLVGRLLQGFSAGAELGGVSVYLAEMATPGRKGFFTSWQSASQQVAIVVAAALGFMLNQSLDTAAIASWGWRVPFFVGCMIVPFIFMLRRNLEETREFKARQHRPTMKEVFRTLAQNWAVVIAGMMLVAMTTSSFYLITVYAPTFGKTVLHLSTADSLLVTLCVAVSNFVWLPIGGALSDKIGRRPLLVGMTVLAIATAYPALSILAHAPSFINMLLVLLWLSFMYGMYNGAMVVALTEVMPVEVRVAGFSLAYSLATAVFGGFTPAISTALIHMTGDKAAPGYWMSFAAGCALLATFALYRRRAATLTPAH; from the coding sequence ATGCATCCCTCACCTTCAGCCCTCTCGCCGGGACATTCAAAGGCTGCGGCGGTTTTCCGCGTAACGGCCGGCAATTTCCTGGAGCAGTTCGACTTCTTTCTGTTCGGCTTCTACGCGACGCAAATCGCCGGCGTGTTCTTTCCGGCATCGAGTGAATTCGCTTCGCTGATGATGACGTTCGCCGTCTTCGGCGCCGGCTTTTTGATGCGTCCGCTGGGCGCGATCGTGCTTGGCGCATACATCGACGATGTCGGCCGACGCAAGGGCCTGATCGTCACGCTTTCCATCATGGCGAGCGGCACCATCCTGATCGCATTCGTGCCGGGCTACGCGACGATCGGTCTTCTGGCACCCGCGCTCGTGCTCGTCGGACGTTTGCTGCAGGGGTTCTCCGCAGGCGCTGAACTCGGTGGCGTGTCGGTCTATCTCGCCGAGATGGCCACGCCTGGCCGCAAGGGCTTCTTCACGAGCTGGCAGTCGGCGAGCCAGCAGGTTGCGATCGTCGTTGCCGCGGCGCTTGGCTTCATGCTCAACCAGTCGCTCGACACCGCGGCCATCGCGAGCTGGGGATGGCGCGTGCCGTTCTTCGTCGGCTGCATGATCGTGCCGTTCATCTTCATGCTGCGTCGCAATCTGGAAGAAACGCGAGAGTTCAAGGCACGCCAGCATCGCCCGACCATGAAGGAAGTGTTTCGCACGCTCGCCCAGAACTGGGCCGTCGTGATCGCCGGCATGATGCTGGTGGCAATGACCACCTCGAGCTTCTATCTCATCACGGTCTATGCGCCGACGTTCGGCAAGACGGTTCTGCACCTGAGCACTGCGGACAGTCTGCTCGTGACTTTGTGTGTAGCCGTGTCGAACTTCGTGTGGCTGCCGATCGGCGGGGCGCTCTCGGACAAGATCGGCCGCAGGCCGCTGCTCGTCGGCATGACGGTGCTCGCTATCGCAACTGCATACCCGGCACTGTCGATACTCGCTCACGCGCCGAGCTTCATCAACATGCTGCTCGTGCTGCTGTGGCTCTCGTTCATGTACGGCATGTATAACGGCGCGATGGTCGTCGCGCTGACCGAGGTGATGCCGGTCGAAGTGCGCGTGGCGGGTTTCTCGCTCGCATACAGCCTTGCGACGGCGGTGTTCGGCGGCTTCACGCCCGCCATCTCGACGGCGCTCATTCACATGACCGGCGACAAGGCGGCACCCGGATACTGGATGAGCTTCGCCGCCGGCTGCGCGCTTCTCGCGACGTTCGCGCTCTATCGCCGGCGCGCAGCAACGCTGACTCCGGCGCACTGA
- a CDS encoding MFS transporter, protein MARRAVAGATVGTALEWFDFALYGVVAATIFPKLFFPSLDPTASLLASLASFWAGLAARPLGAVICGMLGDRWGRRNLMLVTVSVMGASSFLMGLLPTYQQVGILAPTLLVSLRIVQGFALGGESTGAQLMAVEHASANKRGLYSGLLGICSPLSQILANFALFALSALLSADDFESFGWRIPFLASFVLVLLGIYIRMKVSETPAFEALKKKGEGARSANPLGIVFKFHWRTALRLTLFFCGPAALFYLIVVFSLSYLTKNLGVPKQTGFMLLMVANVCAIGGALAGGYLSDRIGRKRALMIGSFCTLVCCLIYFPILNQHSVALTMAVMGAFLGFTQFQSGIQPVWFAESFPTEARYTGSALSYSGANLLTGGPMPIVAVALLNAFHGSPWAIVAVCGSLNLLSFLMIATSRETKDTALERSATH, encoded by the coding sequence ATGGCGCGTCGCGCAGTGGCGGGCGCCACTGTCGGCACGGCGCTGGAATGGTTCGACTTCGCGCTGTACGGCGTGGTCGCGGCCACGATCTTCCCGAAGCTCTTCTTCCCGTCGCTCGACCCGACCGCTTCGCTTTTGGCCTCGCTGGCGAGTTTCTGGGCGGGACTCGCCGCCCGTCCGCTCGGCGCGGTGATCTGCGGCATGCTCGGCGACCGCTGGGGACGCCGTAACCTGATGCTCGTTACGGTTTCGGTGATGGGCGCGTCGTCGTTCCTGATGGGTTTGCTGCCCACGTATCAGCAGGTCGGCATTCTCGCGCCGACCTTGCTGGTTTCGCTGCGCATCGTTCAGGGTTTTGCGCTCGGCGGCGAATCGACCGGCGCGCAACTGATGGCGGTCGAACACGCGTCCGCGAACAAGCGCGGGCTGTATTCGGGCCTGCTCGGCATCTGTTCGCCGCTCAGCCAGATCCTCGCGAATTTCGCGCTGTTCGCACTTTCCGCGCTCCTTTCGGCCGATGACTTCGAATCGTTCGGATGGAGGATTCCTTTTCTTGCCAGCTTCGTGCTCGTGCTGCTCGGCATCTATATCCGCATGAAGGTGAGCGAAACGCCGGCCTTCGAGGCGCTCAAAAAGAAGGGCGAAGGCGCGCGTTCGGCCAACCCGCTCGGCATCGTCTTCAAGTTTCACTGGCGGACCGCGCTTCGCCTGACGCTGTTCTTCTGCGGCCCGGCGGCGCTTTTCTATCTGATCGTGGTGTTCTCGCTCAGCTATCTCACGAAGAACCTCGGCGTGCCGAAGCAGACCGGCTTCATGCTGCTGATGGTGGCGAACGTCTGTGCCATTGGGGGCGCGCTGGCCGGTGGCTATCTGAGCGACCGGATCGGACGCAAGCGCGCGCTGATGATCGGCTCGTTCTGCACGCTGGTCTGCTGCCTCATCTACTTTCCGATCCTCAACCAGCACTCGGTCGCGTTGACGATGGCCGTGATGGGCGCCTTCCTGGGCTTCACGCAGTTTCAAAGCGGCATTCAGCCGGTGTGGTTCGCCGAATCGTTCCCGACCGAAGCGCGCTACACGGGCTCCGCTCTGTCTTACTCGGGGGCCAATCTGCTCACCGGTGGACCGATGCCGATCGTCGCCGTCGCGCTGCTCAATGCCTTTCATGGTTCGCCTTGGGCGATCGTCGCGGTCTGCGGCTCGTTGAATCTGCTCTCCTTCCTCATGATCGCGACGTCGCGGGAAACCAAAGACACCGCCCTCGAACGTAGCGCCACACACTGA
- the groES gene encoding co-chaperone GroES — translation MNLRPLHDRVIVKRLDQETKTASGIVIPEAAAEKPDQGEVLAVGPGKRDDKGTQNALDVKVGDRVLFGKYAGQTVKVDGQELLVMREEDIMAVLVNK, via the coding sequence ATGAACCTTCGTCCTTTGCACGATCGCGTCATCGTCAAACGTCTGGACCAGGAAACCAAGACCGCATCGGGCATCGTGATCCCGGAAGCAGCGGCAGAAAAGCCGGATCAAGGCGAAGTCCTGGCCGTCGGCCCGGGCAAGCGCGATGACAAGGGCACGCAAAACGCCCTCGACGTGAAGGTGGGCGACCGCGTGCTCTTCGGCAAATACGCCGGCCAGACCGTCAAGGTCGACGGGCAGGAACTGCTCGTCATGCGCGAAGAAGACATCATGGCCGTTCTGGTCAACAAGTAA
- a CDS encoding substrate-binding domain-containing protein: protein MKNVLSKLYAAALIAASAVASSVQAADLHVMSSGGFTAAYKVLGPRFASETGNTLDTALGPSMGKSPEAIPNRLERGEPADAVIMVGYALDELIKQGKVVPGSRVELADSRIGMVVRDGAAKPDISSAEGLRQTLLHAKSIAYSDSASGVYIERELFTKLGIEDQVKPKAKMIPRIPVASVVANGDYEIGFQQVSELLPVKGATFVGKIPESLQSVTRFAAGIPVSAQHPKEAKALLDYLASPGVQADVKSTGLDSVTAH, encoded by the coding sequence ATGAAGAATGTGCTTTCGAAACTCTACGCGGCGGCGCTCATCGCCGCCTCGGCCGTTGCGTCCAGCGTACAGGCCGCCGACCTGCACGTCATGAGTTCGGGTGGCTTCACCGCGGCATACAAGGTGCTCGGTCCCAGGTTCGCTTCCGAGACGGGCAACACGCTCGACACCGCGCTGGGTCCGTCGATGGGTAAATCGCCCGAAGCCATTCCCAACCGCCTCGAACGGGGCGAGCCGGCCGACGCCGTCATCATGGTCGGTTATGCGCTCGACGAGCTGATCAAGCAAGGCAAGGTCGTGCCCGGATCGCGCGTGGAACTGGCGGACTCGCGCATCGGCATGGTCGTGCGCGACGGGGCGGCGAAGCCCGACATCAGCTCGGCGGAAGGCCTGCGGCAGACTCTGCTGCATGCCAAGTCGATCGCCTACTCCGACAGCGCGAGCGGTGTCTATATCGAGCGCGAACTGTTCACGAAGCTCGGCATCGAGGATCAGGTCAAGCCCAAGGCGAAGATGATTCCGCGCATACCGGTGGCCTCCGTCGTCGCGAACGGCGACTACGAGATCGGCTTTCAGCAGGTGAGCGAGTTGCTGCCGGTCAAAGGCGCGACGTTCGTCGGAAAGATTCCGGAGTCTTTGCAGTCCGTCACGCGTTTTGCCGCCGGCATTCCGGTGAGCGCGCAGCATCCGAAGGAAGCGAAGGCGCTTCTCGATTATCTGGCATCGCCCGGCGTGCAGGCCGATGTGAAATCGACCGGGCTCGATAGCGTCACCGCGCATTGA
- a CDS encoding DUF72 domain-containing protein yields MPYRLPHLHKPGPQGAIRVGCAGWALSSSVQSSFPDEGTHLERYARVLTCVEINSSFYKPHREQTYEKWAQSVPDSFRFSVKLPKAITHDARLADTNALIDEFLAAAGKLGDKLGCWLAQLPPSLAFEHDLADAFFKALRERTKLPVACEARHPSWFTKEAAALLKAHHIAYVDADPIPDDCEIKHRADTSLVYVRLHGSPDLYKSSYDFPYLDDLARTLQARAKKTPEVWCIFDNTTLGHAQPNALHVMERLHLHHRKA; encoded by the coding sequence ATGCCGTATCGACTGCCCCATTTGCACAAGCCCGGCCCGCAAGGCGCTATCCGCGTCGGCTGCGCGGGCTGGGCGCTTTCGAGCTCGGTCCAGTCGAGCTTTCCCGACGAAGGCACGCATCTCGAACGCTACGCACGCGTGCTGACGTGCGTCGAAATCAACTCGAGCTTCTATAAGCCGCATCGCGAGCAGACTTACGAGAAGTGGGCGCAAAGCGTGCCCGACTCGTTTCGCTTTTCGGTGAAGCTGCCCAAGGCGATCACGCACGACGCGCGGCTCGCCGACACGAACGCCCTCATCGACGAATTTCTGGCTGCCGCCGGCAAGCTGGGCGACAAGCTCGGCTGCTGGCTCGCGCAACTGCCGCCGAGCCTCGCCTTCGAACACGATCTGGCGGATGCCTTCTTCAAGGCGCTGCGCGAGCGCACGAAGCTGCCGGTCGCGTGCGAGGCGCGCCATCCGAGCTGGTTCACCAAAGAGGCGGCGGCGCTTTTGAAAGCGCATCACATCGCATATGTGGACGCCGACCCGATTCCCGACGACTGCGAAATCAAGCATCGGGCGGACACATCTCTCGTCTACGTGCGGCTGCACGGCTCGCCGGATCTCTACAAGTCTTCGTACGACTTTCCGTATCTCGACGATCTCGCGCGCACGCTGCAAGCCCGCGCGAAAAAGACGCCCGAGGTGTGGTGCATCTTCGACAACACCACGCTCGGCCACGCGCAGCCCAACGCGCTGCATGTGATGGAGCGTCTGCATCTTCATCATCGGAAGGCGTAG
- a CDS encoding type II 3-dehydroquinate dehydratase has translation MTRKLYILNGSNLNMLGAREPHLYGHTTLKDIEKNCLTLAEELKLDCVFRQTNSESQLIDWIQEAFLQDAALVINPAGFSFGRIPVLDAVKLISRPVVEVHITNIHRRSEEYRHSTISVAATAVFCGAGANGYLLAIRAVDDLWGNPS, from the coding sequence ATGACTCGCAAACTCTACATTCTCAACGGCTCGAACCTGAACATGCTGGGCGCGCGCGAGCCGCACCTTTACGGACATACGACGCTGAAGGACATCGAAAAGAACTGTCTTACGCTCGCTGAAGAACTGAAGCTGGATTGCGTGTTCCGTCAGACCAACAGCGAGAGCCAGTTGATCGACTGGATTCAGGAAGCCTTCCTGCAGGACGCGGCGCTCGTCATCAACCCGGCCGGCTTCTCGTTCGGGCGAATTCCGGTGCTCGACGCGGTCAAGCTGATTAGCCGCCCGGTCGTGGAAGTGCACATAACGAACATTCACCGGCGCTCGGAGGAATACCGTCACTCGACAATCTCGGTGGCGGCTACTGCGGTGTTCTGCGGGGCGGGCGCGAACGGCTACTTGCTGGCGATCCGCGCGGTTGACGATCTTTGGGGCAATCCGAGCTGA
- the dctA gene encoding C4-dicarboxylate transporter DctA — MRVARTLRLLYVQVVLGMVLGMALGHFWPQAGSHLKPVSDGFVGLVRMMISPIVFCTIVSGITSVASGKAIGRVIFRALGLFYFLTAVALALGLVTAFLIRPGAGMHIDARSLDTTILAQYVKQAHPDGFVAFALNVIPETMLGAFDKGEVLPVLLLSLLFGFALNLHPGAGRPVLALIDGIAQALFRILAMIMRLAPLGAFGAMAFTVGRFGIHSVGSLGMLMVSFYVACVLFVALVLAPLARLHGFALWRLLRYLREELLIVLATSSTEPVLPRLITKLEMLGCDKGVVGLVLPAGYSFNLDGTAIYLTLASMFIAQACDVSLSASQIAMMLAVMLLTSKGAAGVAGSGLVALVATLTVIPDLPFAGVALLVGIDRFMSEARALTSVISNACAVIFVSMWDGACDRARLAQMLRAPAPGDADGAKDHASSTSGR, encoded by the coding sequence GTGAGGGTGGCAAGAACGCTTCGTCTGCTCTATGTGCAGGTCGTGCTGGGCATGGTGCTCGGCATGGCGCTCGGGCACTTCTGGCCGCAAGCCGGCTCGCATCTCAAGCCTGTCAGCGACGGCTTCGTCGGCCTCGTCAGGATGATGATTTCGCCCATCGTCTTCTGCACGATCGTCTCCGGGATCACGTCTGTCGCGAGCGGAAAGGCAATCGGTCGCGTGATCTTCCGGGCGCTGGGACTCTTTTATTTCCTGACTGCCGTGGCGCTCGCGCTGGGACTCGTCACGGCCTTTCTGATACGGCCCGGCGCGGGCATGCATATCGACGCCCGAAGTCTCGATACGACGATCCTCGCGCAGTATGTGAAGCAGGCGCATCCGGATGGCTTCGTCGCCTTCGCGCTGAACGTCATCCCCGAAACGATGCTTGGCGCGTTCGACAAGGGCGAGGTGCTGCCGGTGCTGCTGCTTTCGCTGCTATTCGGCTTCGCGCTGAATCTGCATCCGGGTGCGGGCCGGCCTGTGCTCGCGCTCATCGATGGCATCGCGCAAGCGCTGTTTCGCATCCTCGCGATGATCATGCGGCTCGCGCCGCTCGGCGCATTCGGCGCGATGGCTTTCACAGTGGGCCGCTTCGGGATTCACTCGGTCGGCTCCCTCGGCATGTTGATGGTGTCGTTCTACGTGGCGTGCGTGCTGTTCGTCGCGCTCGTCCTCGCTCCGCTTGCGCGCCTGCACGGCTTCGCGCTGTGGCGGCTCTTGCGTTATCTGCGCGAGGAATTGCTCATCGTCCTGGCGACTTCGTCGACGGAACCGGTGTTGCCGCGCCTCATCACGAAGCTGGAGATGCTCGGCTGCGACAAGGGCGTCGTCGGACTCGTGCTGCCCGCAGGCTATTCGTTCAATCTCGACGGCACCGCGATCTATCTCACGCTTGCTTCGATGTTCATCGCGCAGGCGTGCGACGTCTCGCTATCCGCGTCGCAGATCGCGATGATGCTCGCGGTCATGCTGCTGACGTCCAAAGGAGCGGCGGGCGTGGCCGGGAGCGGCCTGGTCGCGCTCGTCGCGACGCTGACCGTGATTCCGGATCTCCCTTTCGCGGGCGTGGCGCTACTGGTGGGTATCGACCGCTTCATGTCCGAAGCGCGGGCGCTCACGAGCGTAATCAGCAACGCGTGCGCGGTGATCTTCGTTTCGATGTGGGATGGCGCCTGCGATCGCGCGCGTCTTGCGCAAATGCTGCGCGCGCCGGCGCCGGGCGACGCCGACGGCGCAAAGGACCACGCGAGCAGTACCTCGGGACGTTGA